CTCAGCTTGTGCTGATGCCATTTTCTATTGTAAACTTCAAATCATTTTTTTCTTTGATAGTGATTGTGGACAAGATCAAGTAAGACTGTTAAATCGTTGAGTTAATTACTAACTCAAAACTAACTTTGACTCACTTGATTGTGCTACATGTTTACAACAAAATATTGCAGGTTCAAATATGATCATCCATTTCTTGAAACAATGGAGTTGCAACTGTTTGGATTGCTGCCAAACAAAGAGGAAATGATGGCTTCCACAAATGAGTTTTCCAAGCAAATGCAGGACCTTGGCTTGCCAAAACGCTCAGCCCATTTCCTTGCACCATATCAGGTATTGAGTAAATACTTATACATGTTTCCATTGCTTGGTGATTCTTGAGTTATAGAATTGGTCTACATTGGTGATTCTATTTATTATTATGTTATAAGTTTTGTGTCAATCTGATTTGCTTTGTTATGTGCCAAACTTATTTAGGCTTTGTCATGTGTCAAGTTTTAGCTTTGCTATTTGCTATGCTATATGTTATTTTTGTATGTTAAGTTACTATCTTATTTCTTACCTTCTAGCCGATAGAATGTTTAAatcattttattttcaatttacaTGTTTGCTAGGCTCTATGGAGCATATTAAGTTCTATAGTTATCTGTgctgttttttagttttttctaaTGTTATTTAAATCTATTAAATAATTTGTGCCAAATTCTGCATTGGCTTGTTTTGCTTGCTGAAACTAGTTTAATATGTTTGCTATATCTTTATATGCTTGCTATCGTAATTTTTATGTTGCTGAAAGTTAGCTTTCTTAGCATTAATTTAGTTATGAGTATATATATGCACTCTTGTATCTATTGGGTTCTCTTTTTATGATGCAAACCGAGTGTTTGTGATATTGGATTTTGAAGTGTGATGTGTGAAATTTATGCACGTTTCCCTTTCTGCAGTAGCTAGTGACGGCTTAGGGAAGATTACATGACGGTGGCTTGCTGGGTTCATAACTTCGACAAAGGCTCAAGGAAGACGATATAGCAGGCGGACTAGCGAGGGAACTTGAGGCGCCGGGGGCACACGATTACTTTTCTAGACCTCATAATTTTGGAGTTGAAATCATTATGGTAAAGTATGTATATTGATTTTGGAGTCGAATTTTATTGATTGGTGAAGCTTTATTTGACACAAAGGATCATTGTGAAAACTAAATATTATTTGTGTGTCTTGAATTTGTTTGGCGAAGTTCGAGAAGAATGGGCaatgtcatttttacaattggttagagCAAAATGAATGATGTTATAGCTAGTTAATTACAATACACGTGTTCAGAAATTTTAAATATCTTTTGCAAAAAATTTTtgccattttttttcaaatttcttttaatacattttcgacactcaaatggatatatatttttaaattaaaatgaaaattgtagctgcattttttttaaaaaaaaaattacttttaagggcatgcaaagcaagtcctaaaaaattacttaaagacactcaacgggattttttaggactcgcaacgtgagtcctaaaaaattacttaaaggcactcaacccaattttttaggacttgcgttgtgagtcctaaaaacatttttttaggactcgcgttgcgagtcctaaaaaattacttaaaggcacccaactagattttttaggactcgcattgcgagtcctaaaaacattcttttaggactaaaaagcgagtcctaaaaacttaattaaaggcacttaACCAGATTTTTCAGGACTcctgttgcgagtcctaaaaaacctcagtttttaaggctctcaaatagaggactcgcggctcgcgagtcctaaaaacatttttaggactcgcaatgctagtcctaaaaaaccttttttgtagtagtgatttcttcatctatttcgAAGACCGTCCCGTCCTTGTTCTGAATTATGAAAAGTGCCTttgcacttgtttgtttcttccctctaacggaaatgctatagcattccctccccgcaagctggtcccctttcaaaGTCCCGATGCCAccagaagttgggaacttgatggccaaatgcctaacagatgaaactgcccccagccctactagggcgggtctcccgagtagtACGTTGTAGGAAGATGGAAGATCCACTacgacaaactccatcatcttggttatagagactgggtagtctcccaaggtcacagggagttcgatggatcccatacatgcaatcccttctcctgaaaagccgtacaacgtggttgcacagGATTTTAGGttgcgaagcgtgagtcccatcttttctaaagcggctttatagaggatattcatcgagctcccgttatcaattagGACTCAGTGCACCCTCTTgctcgcgagctgaagggtgatgaccagagggtcattatggggaaactggacatgaGACACGtcctcttcagtgaaagttatgggttgagtttcaaccctttgttgtttcagagCTCTAGGTTTGGGTTCTTAGGGAGAACCATCACCTatttttagctcattcacatataTTTTCTGGCCATTCTTGCCCAGCCCTACGATAtagggtccccccgagatggttatgacatcttctccatcaattggagggggtcgttcatcctcccgagctcgggagttactgttctgggcaggtggtgcagttgctgccctctggctggtggatGCCTGATTGGGGTTTCAGTTTCTTACATACTGCCCGAAATATCCCctcaagatcaatccttcgatctcatcttttaactgtcgacattcatcagttgtatgtctgatatctctgtggaatctacAATACTTACTAgagtctcttttcgccttttggtttctcataggatcaggtcgtctgaataggacctgattttcattagccaagtagatattctcctgagactcattgagcttggtatacactttgtatacggagaagtatctttcccctttcttcttctttcctccatctgcctcggggttattcccttcatttttctttctcttagaagagTTGTCCCCTGGGGGTTTTGATGTTGTGTGgtctgccgaggtcgaggcagagtttgcgTTTGTTATTGTAGTTAAGGGctaagaggtcatattcaatgctaaCCTCGCCTcatctacattaacaaacctctgagctcttcgattgaactcggttaaggacttGACATGTtttctttgtaagtcttcccagagaggacttcctggcATCACACCAGCTCGAACAACCATTAAATGACCACTATcgtcgacatctcgagctcgagccacttctaggttaaaccttgtgaggtaacctttTAGTGACTTATTTGGTTGTTGTCAGATATTGGTTTAGGCTgaagcctcgggcctaatgccgaccatggctttaaattgtttcttgaaatctctcgacaattgatcccaggatgcgatcgaatgtcttttgaacttttcaaaccagttttttgttggtccCATGAGAgtggctgggaacagcatacacctgagctcaTAGCCCACATTGCTGGCTTGTATaattgtgttgaacgtgctcagatggctGCAGGGATCAAAATTTCCGTCAAATG
The Humulus lupulus chromosome 6, drHumLupu1.1, whole genome shotgun sequence DNA segment above includes these coding regions:
- the LOC133784935 gene encoding uncharacterized protein LOC133784935, with translation MIAMMVELLFKMDSQLVLMPFSIVNFKSFFSLIVIVDKIKFKYDHPFLETMELQLFGLLPNKEEMMASTNEFSKQMQDLGLPKRSAHFLAPYQALSCVKF